One Brassica oleracea var. oleracea cultivar TO1000 chromosome C7, BOL, whole genome shotgun sequence genomic window carries:
- the LOC106302711 gene encoding mediator of RNA polymerase II transcription subunit 9-like codes for MAEALANLQAVERRRSYTTELRSIEETNRRAPDSMVKIMNKNITVGHHDKTESIQISQKKGDENETQSSIVTRPEKRAKTILDSRERFEDLEKNVDIPENLSLDAQDNLQQQSNDETKTHDQQNMEPQRGVEKKGRDIRFRLEQFYNRQRTKKQQFQAQQQQQEMELQQEQEPTQQQQQPLASHFHLYPLVEKLANAVETGTRDQNSNAMVLELSGYFNKSQQMLNSVSEALGLKTMYVDGQKRKLGETEKLLQQRRELIVEYRKSIEDILKIAP; via the exons ATGGCAGAAGCTCTTGCAAATCTGCAAGCAGTTGAGAGAAGAAGAAGCTATACAACAGAGTTGAGATCCATTGAAGAAACCAAT AGACGAGCTCCGGATTCAATGGTAAAGATTATGAACAAGAACATTACGGTGGGTCATCATGATAAAACAGAGTCGATACAAATATCTCAGAAGAAAGGAGACGAAAATGAGACGCAGAGTTCTATCGTGACTAGGCCAGAGAAGAGG GCGAAAACTATTCTGGATTCAAGAGAAAGATTCGAAGATTTAGAGAAGAATGTG GACATTCCAGAGAATCTTAGCCTTGATGCTCAAGACAATCTGCAGCAACAAAGCAACGATGAAACAAAGACTCATGATCAACAAAACATGGAGCCACAGAGAGGTGTTGAGAAGAAGGGGCGAGATATTCGTTTCAGACTTGAGCAG TTTTATAATCGACAACGGACGAAGAAGCAGCAGTTCCAGGCACAACAACAACAACAAGAGATGGAACTCCAACAAGAACAAGAACCTACACAACAGCAACAGCAGCCGTTAGCTTCTCATTTCCATCTCTATCCG CTGGTGGAGAAACTAGCAAATGCGGTTGAAACTGGAACACGAGATCAGAACTCTAATGCCATG GTGCTTGAACTTAGTGGCTATTTCAACAAGAGCCAACAGATGCTGAACTCGGTTTCAGAAGCCCTAGGACTTAAAACTATG TATGTTGATGGGCAAAAGCGAAAACTAGGAGAGACTGAGAAGTTGCTTCAACAGAGAAG GGAGTTGATTGTGGAATACAGAAAATCAATTGAAGATATTTTGAAGATAGCGCCTTAG